The DNA sequence TCCTCCTGGACCTGGTTCACGAACTGATACGGCACGTCCGTGTCCGCGCGCAAGGAAATCACCAGGCGCCGGTCCGAGGCCGCGTACAGGGGCGCCACGATGTTGGACAGGGTCGTCATGGTGATGCTGCGGTCGTTCACCCAGACCTCGCCGTTGCGCTCAACCCATACGTGGAGGATGTCCTCCCTCTTTTCGTCGATCTTCTCGCTGGCCGCCGCCGCCGCCCACTCGATGGGCCGCTCCTTGCTGGTGCGGAAGACGGTCGTGACCATGAAGAAGATCAGAAGGAGGAAGGCGATGTCGGCCAGCGACGAAGAGGGGATCTCGTCGGAAGCCTTCGATTTGCGCGAAAATCCGCCCGCCTTGATACCCATCGGCTAATCCTCCAGCAGCTGCAGGGAAATACGTTCCGCCCCGGCGGTCTGCAGGGCGTCGAGGACATCCACCATGAACCTGTAGGGCGCGTTCGGGTGGGTCTTGACCGCGGCGATCAGGTTGGGGTTCTCGGTGACCCCCTGGCGCCAGATCGCTTCAACGTCGTTGGCGCGCACCTGCTGAATCTGCGTGCTCTCGCCCCGCTTTACGTCCACCAGGCCGTTGGGGAGAACCGAGAGGTGCAGGATGTTGCGCTGGCTGACCTGGACCTCTTCCGCGGACTCGGGAAGCACCACCGCCAGCCCGCTGTCCTTCGGGAAGACCGTGGTGACCAGGAAGAAGATGAGCAGCAGGAAGGCGATGTCCGCCATCGAGGAGGTGGGGACCTCGTCGCTGACCTTGGATTTCTTGTTCTGCAGTACGGCCATCTTCAGGTCCTCCCGCCGATTGTGGCTGTTCCGTAATCCTTAAGTTACCAATCCGCTCCCCGTATCGTTCCCGTCACGCCCGATCAGGCGGGCAGACTCGGCGGGGGCGGGGACAGGGCGGTGATCGGATCCCTGGCGACCACGGTCAAATGGCCGGCGTTCTCCAGATCCCAGGTGACGTTCAGAATCGCCTGCGTGCCCTGCTCCATATCGACGATCAGCTTGTCTATGCGCGTGACGAAGAAGTTGTATCCGATGTTGACCGGAATCGCAATCGCGAGCCCGGATGCGGTGGTGAGCAGCGCCACTTTGATCCCGCCGGCGACGAGCGCCGGATCCACGCTGCCCGCGGCCTCGATCGACGCGAACGCGAGGATCATGCCCGCCACCGTGCCCAGGAAGCCCATGAGGGGCGCCACGTTGGCGATGGTCGCGAGCACCACCAGGCCGCGCTCCAGGAAACCGAGCTCTATGGTGCCGACGGTGCTGACGGCCTGCTCGATCTCGCCCTCGCCCACTTCGCGCCCCTTGATGCGCCGGAGCCCGGCCATGAGGATGGCCGACGCCGGTCCCCGCTTGGAGCCTGCCGCCGCGATGGCGCCGTCGATGTCCCCGGCCCGGGCCAGCTCGTCGACCTCCGCCAGAACCTTCGCGGTGTCCTTGTGGGCCGCCCACAGGGTCCAGAACTTGGCGATCATCACGCCGAGCGCGATAAGCGAGCACAGGACCAGCGGATACATCATGAATCCGCCGTCGGCGAACAGGGTCAGGAGTCCGAATTGGTCGTTGGCCACCGAAGCCTTCCTTTTGACGGGATTCGGCCGGGATCGCAGATGCCCGGGCAGACGGAACTCTAGCGGGCGCGCACCGTGCGCGCTACTTCAGCAGTGCGAAACTATCTGCCCATCCGCCGGCCTGTCAACGCCGAAATCCCGCCAGGAGGCGACGCCATGAACGCAATCTTCCGCACCACCGGCCGGGACGCCGCGCGCGTCTCTGGCGCGATCATGTTCCTGCTCCTGCTCGCCGCTGCGGGCCCGCCTCCCGCGGGAGCCCAGGAGGCATCCGATCGGCCCGTCTGGCGCCCGGTCATCCTCGGCACCGAGGCCATGGTCGCGGCGGAGCATCCGCTGGAGGCGCTGGCCGCCGAGGAGGTGCTGCGCGCCGGCGGGAACGCCTTCGACGCCGCTTCGGCGGTCTTCTACATGACGACGGTCGTGGAACAGCACCAGGCGGGTATCGGGGGAGACGCCTTCATGGTCGCCTATCTCGCCGCCGAGGACCGCGTCCTCTTCATCAACGGAACCGGCTACGCGCCCGCGCTCGCGACGCGCGAGTTCTACGAGGAACACGGAGGCATCCCCGGCGCCGGGCCGCTGTCGACCGACGTTCCGGGCGCGGTGGGCGCCTTCGAGCTGGCCCACTCGCGCTACGGCAGCCTGCCCAGGGAACAGGTGCTGGCGCCCGCGATCCTCGCCGCGCGCCGGGGGCATCCGCTCGACTTCTGGGTTGCCGGGCATCACGAGCGCTCGGTGGAGAAGATCTCCCCCTACCCTGCCTCGCGTGAGCTGCTGATGCCGGGCGGGAGGCTGCTCGGAGTGGGCGACATCTACGTGCAGGAAGACCTGGCGCGATCGCTGGAAGAGATCGCGCGCGAGGGCGCGGACGCCTTCTACCGGGGCCGGCTGGCCCGGATGAGCGCGGACTACTACGAGGAGCAGGGCGGACTGCTGCGCTACGAGGACCTCGCAGGCTACGAGGCCGAGGAGGCGGATCCGATCCAGGTGAGCTACGAGGGGCTCGAGGTCTACCAGAGCGCGCCCAACTCGCAGGGCATCGTCATGCTCATGGCGCTGAACATCCTCGAGGGCTTCGATCTGGAGGCGATGGGCCACAACTCCGCGGAATACGTGCATGTGGTTACGGAGGCGATGAAGCTGGGCTTCGCCGACCGGAACCGCTACGTGGCCGACCCGCGCTTCAGCGACGTTCCCACCGAGGAATTGCTGTCGAAGGAATACGCGGCCGCGCGGCGCGGGCTCATCCGCATGGACCGGGCGATGAGCGTGGCTCCAGCCGGCGATCCCCGCAGGATGGCCGCCGTGGCCGAGGGACAGGCCGCGGAGTACGAGAGCGGGGCGCAGGACGTCTCCCGGCCCGAAGTTCTCTATCGGGAGGACGGCGAGACCTCGTCGTTCTCCATCGCGGACCGCTTCGGCAACCTGGTCTCGGTGACGCACAGCGTGAACTCGAGCTTCGGCAGCGGGATGGTGGTTCCGGGCGGCGGCTACTTCCTGAACAACCGCATGCCCTACTACGGGCTCGAGCCGGACGACGTGAACGTGCTCGAGCCGGGCAAGCGCACCCGCCACACCATCAACCCGGCGCTGGCGCTGAGAGACGGCCAACCGTACCTGGCGTGGAACACCCCCGGGGGCGACAACCAGCCCCAGGCGATGCTGCAGGCGTTCCTGGCGGTGGTGCACTTCGGCATGAACGTGCAGCAGGCGGTGGAGGCGCCCACGGTGACGAGCACCGCCTTCCGCGCGTCGATGTATCCGGGGCGCATGCGGGGCATGCTGACGATGCCCGAGGTGCTGTACCAGGGGGCGGGCGAGGCGCTGGCCGCCCTCGGGCACCGCGTGGAGGTGAGCCCGCTGCAGCAGCCCTACCGCCAGACGGCGTCCGGAGCCGGGGCGGTGAAGATGGTCATGATCGACCCGGAGACCGGCGTGATGTACGGCGGCGTGAGCCCGGCGAAGAGCGACTACGTGATTGGATGGTAAGGAGGAGAGAGCCATGCGCCCGCGACCCCAGACGCCCGAACCGACGGACGAAGAACTCAACACCTACATCCTGACCCGCTACCGGCTGCTCGGGATCGACATCTCGGTGCTGCCGGAGTCGGACGAGGACGCGCCGATGGACCAGGAGCGGCTGCTCGAGAACGGCCGCTCGATCCTCCGGCAGGACGTGGAGGCCGCCAACTTCCACATCGATCCGCAGTTCAATCTGCCCAGCGCCTTTCCGGCGCCGCTGGTGGCGTGGACCGGGGAGGCAGGATCATGAGCGGGGGTGGCGCCGGCCGCGCGGTGAGCGCCCGGGCCCGCGAGGCCCCCATCCCCCAGGACGAGCGGGTTTCGCGCCGCTGGTTTGTGGAGCGGATGGCGTGGGTTTCTTCGGCCGCGGCGGCCGGCACCCTGTTTGCGCGCACGCCGGCGGCCGCGAGCCCGCGCGGCCCGGCGGTGACGCCGGAAGCCTTCGGGGCGGGTGTCCGGCTTCAGGAGGTCGACGACCTCACGCAGCTCACGATGTCGGAGTCGATGACGCTGGTCCGGTCGGGCGCGCTGGCGCCGGTAGACCTCGTCGAGGCGTACGTCGACCGGATCGAGGCCTTCGAAGGGACCTACCAGGCCTACGCCGACCGTCCGTCGCGCGAGACGCTCCTCGCGCAACTGGCCCGGACGCCCGCCGACGAGCGGCGCGCCCCGCTACGGGGCATGTGCCTCGCGCCGAAGGACAACTGCTACACGGCGGATCTGCTGACCGAGGGCGGATCGCTTGTATACGAGGGCTTTCAGCCGGACTACGACGCCACCTGCGTAGCCCTGATGCGCGCTGCCGGCGGCCTGGTCGTGGGCAAGGCACAGATGGGCAACCTGGCAGGCGGCAGGGCGCGCGTTTACGGCACCACCACGCCGACCACGCGCAACGCCTGGACCCCGGACGACGTGCGCTACAGCCCGTCGGGATCGTCCTCGGGCACGGGCACGGCGGTGGCGGCCCGGCTCGCGGTCGCCGGGCTGGGAACCCAGACCGGCGGCTCGGTGATCGGTCCCTCCACCGCGCAGGGGCTGACGGCGGTCAAGCCCACCTTCGGCCGCATCTCCCTGCACGGCATCATCCCGCTCAGCTACACGCGCGACCACGTCGGCGCGATGGCGCGCGACGCCATGGACGCGGCCATCCTGCTCCAGGTGTGCGCGCAGCCGGATCCGAACGATCCGCGGACGCTCGGCCTCCCGCGGCCCCCCAACTACGCGCTCGCGGCGACACCGTTCGGAGGCGACCGGCCGCGCGTGCGCTGGACGACCCGGGTGGGCGTGTGGCCCGAGTATCTCGACGGCGACAACGAGCGCGTGAACGAGCTGAGGCGCGACTTCCTCACCGCACTCGAGCGCACGCCGGGCGTTCAGATCGTGCCGGACGTGACCCTTCCAGATGACTGGGAAACCCTGACGTCACCGCCCTTGGGCGGCTCCCACGGCGACCCGACCGCGTTCTTCATCGAGCAACTGCGCGATGACGTGCGCAACTTCGCCGACCGCCTGCCGCGCTTCCTGAACGGCATGCTCCAGAGCGCCGACACCTACGTAAAGGTCCAGCAGGCCCGCAACCTCCTTCGCCACCGCATGGTCACGCAGCTCTTCAACCAGTGCGACGTCGTGGTAACGAGCGCGGGCGGTTCGTTCGACGGGGTCGGGCTGCCGCTCGCGTGCACGCCCATCGGATTCGACACGGACGAGACCACCGGGGCGCGGGTGCCGCGCGGGGTTACGCTGGGGGCGCCGCCGTTCGGGGAGGAGCGGCTGCTCGCGGTGATCGCCGCGTACCAGGCGGTGACGGACTTTCATCGGGAGAGGGCGCCGGATCCGAGCGGGTAGCGCAGCTGGCGAGTGTTTTCCGCATCAAGACATTCTGCGCCTTACGCCTGCCCGCTCGAGCCACCTTGCGTTCTGCGCTGTCCCCGCACGACGTAGAACAGGAAGCCGGCGGCGGCGAGCAGGAGCCCGACACTGATGGGCGATGAGATGAAGATCAGGGGATCTCCGTCCGAGAGGATCAGGGCGCGGCGGAAGTTGGACTCGAGCATCGGGCCGAGGATGAGGCCGAGGAGCACGGGGATCACCGGGTAGCCGAAGCGCCTCAGGACGTAGCCGAGGATGCCGATGCCCACGGCGACGTAGATGGCGAAGGTCGTCCGCTCCGAGGTGAAGGCCGCGACCACGGCCAGCGGCGCGATCGCCGGGAAGAGGATGCTTCGCGGTACGCGCGTGATGCGCGCGTACAGTGGAAGCAGCGTCAGGCCGAACACCAGGATCAGCAGGTAGCTGGCGAAGAATGCGGCGAAGAGCGGGGCGACGAGGTCCGCGTTCTCGGTGAAGAGCTGGGGACCGGGGGTGATGCCGTGAATCACCAGGCCGCCGAGGATGACCGCGGTCACCGAGTCGCCGGGGATTCCGAGCGCCAGCAGCGGTATGAGCGCGCCTCCGGTCACGGCGTTGTTGGCAACCTCCGGAGCGACGATGCCCTCGGGGGCGCCCTTGCCGAAGCGATCCGGCTCGGGCGAGCTGCGGCGGGCTTCGCTGTAGGCCAGGAAGGCGGCCATGGCGCCGCCGGCGCCCGGGAGCGCTCCGACTGATGTGCCGATCACCGAGTTCTTGACGAAGGGCCTCCATCCCACGCGGCGCACCTCTCGCCACCAGCCCAGGGCGCCTTCCCGCCCGTCCGAGGGGTGATCCTGCGTCCTCGACGGCGGCAGGCTCGCCTGACGGTACAACTCCGTGAAGGCGAAGATGCCGATGACCACCGGAATCAGCGGCAGGCCAACCAGCAGGTTCACCGAGCCCAGGGTGTAGCGTGGGACCGGCACCAGGGGGTCGATGCCGACCGTCGAGAGCATCAGGCCGATGACGGTGGCGGCCATGCCCTTTGCCAGCGATTCGCGCGAGACCGTCGCGACCGCGACCAGCGCCAGCACCACCAGGGCGAACATCTCGGGGGACTGGAAGCGCAGCGCGATGCGCGCCAGTTGCGGGCTGAAGAGGACCAGAACCAGGCCCCCGGCCAGGCCCCCCACGACGGAACTGAAGGTTGCGATGCCGATGGCGGTGCCGGTCCGGCCCTGGAGCGCCATCGCGTTTCCGTCGAGCATGGTCATCGCGTTCGCGGGCGCCCCGGGAATGCGGAGCGCGATCGCCGCGATCGAGCCCCCGTAGAGGCCTCCGGTGAAGATTCCGACCATCATCACGATCGCGTTGGCGGCCGAGAGCTGGTAGGTCAGCGGCAGCAGCAGCGCGATGGCCAGGGTGGCGGTGAGGCCCGGGATCGCGCCGATGGCGATCCCCAGCAGGGAGCCGGCGGCGAGGGACAGGAGGAGGGTCGGGTCGAGGAATAGCTCGAGGTTCACGGAGCGCCTCGCGTGGCAGGGACGCTCGGAGCCAATCGCTCGCGACTCATCCCAGCAGGCCCTCCGGCAGGCGGGCACCCAGTACCACCCGGAACAGCACGTAGGTGAGGAGCGTCACACAGGGTGCCAGCAACAGGATCGTGCGTCGCTCGGCGCCGAAGCGTTCAGCAATCGCCCCGGTGTAGAGCAGGGTCGCGAGGATGTAACCCAGGGTCTGGAAGACGGTGGCGTAGACGATGGTCAGGCCGATGACGGTCCAGGCGCGGGTGGGGCCGGCGCGAGCGGAACCGGGGTCGGGAGAGCTGGAGACTGGGTCGTGACTGGTCGCGTCGGCCGTCCGGTTACCTTCGGCTGCGCGCTCGCGCCGCAGCTTGCGCCATCCGGAGAGCGCGATGCCGGCCGAAAGGAGCGCGAGCGCGGAAGCCAGGCCGATTGGGACGAGGGCGACGTCCGCATCTCCCGAGGAGGCGAGCCCGCCGGCCCCGAAACCGTAGGCGAGGGCGACGACGAAGAGGCTGGCGCCGGAGATGAGGTCGGTTCGCGGAGAACGGCCGCCGTCCGCGCTCACGCGATCCACTTCGAGACCGGGGCGTTGGCTTCCTCCAGCGGCTGGGTGACGACGTCGAGGAGGAACGGGCCGGGGGCGGTGAGCGTCTCCTGGACGGCCTCGCCCAGCTCGGCGGGGTTTTCCACGCGGCGGGCGCGCAGACCGTAGGCCCGGGCGATGGCGGCGTGGTCGGAGTCCTTGAAATCGACGGAGAAGTACCTGCTGCCGCGGCTTTTCTGGCCTGCCTTGATCCAGCCGTAGCCGGCGTTGTTGCAGACGATGAGGGTGACCGGGAGGTCGAGCCGCACCAGGGTCTCGAGCTCACCGGCGGAGATGCCGAAGCTGCCGTCGCCCATGACGCCGATGACGCGGCCGGCGTCGGGTCGGGCACAGTGCGCACCGACCACGGCGGGAAGCGCGTACCCCAGGGCCCCGAAGGCACGCGGGCTGACGAACCAGCGGCCGGCCTGCGGGAGGCGCCAGTAGGCGGAGAAATACGGGCAGGGCGTGCCCGGGTCGGCGAGGATGATGGCGCGGTCAGGGAGGCGGGGCAGCAGCTCGGCGAGCAGGCGCTCGGGGCGGACGGGTTGCTCCTCGGAGGCGAACAGCCCGGCCACGCGGTCGCGGTGGGCGCGGCGGGCGGAGGCGATCTCGACCGGGTCGAGGCGGGGGGTGGCGGCTGCCCGGTCGTGCAGCTCGGCGGTGAGGGCGACGAGGCCCTCGCGCGCGTCGGCGCGCATGCCCGCGGCAAGCGGGTAGCTGCGCCCGAGGACGCCCGGGTCGACATCGAGCTGGACGAAGCGCGCGTCGCCCGGGCGGGGGAGGGTCCACTTCTCGGTGGTCACGGAGCCGGTGGCGCACCCCACGTAGAAGACCACGTCGGCCTTGCGCACCAGGTCGTGGCGCCAGGGCAGGCCGCCGTTGCTGCCGATCACCCCGAGCGAAAGGGGGTCGGTCTCGGCGATGCTCCCCTTCCCCGAGACGGAGGTGGCCACGAAGGCGCCCAGTGCGCAGGCGAGCTCGCGCACTTCGGTCCAGGCGCCCGAGCGCAGCACGCCGGCGCCGGCCACGATCAGGGGGCGGCTGCTGCGGGCCAGCTCGCGGGCAACGGCGCGCACCTGGTCGGGGGCGGGGGCGACCCGCTCGGCGGGGTAGCGGCCGTAGCAGGCGTCGCCGTGAACGGCCGAAGCGGGGACCGAACCGCCCTGGGTGTCGAAGGGGAGGGCGATCTGACATGCGCCCAGGCGGCCGGTGGAGGCCTCCCGGAAGGCCGCGCGCGTCATGCCGGGCAGGTCCTGGGGGGTAGTGGGGGAGAACACGCGCCGGGTCACGGGCGCGAACAGCGCGGCCTGATCGAGGTCGGTCAGCGTGCCCACGCCCCGCTCGGTGGTGGCGATGTCGGAGGTGAGGCACACCATCGGCACCGACGACTCGTTCGCCTCCGCGACTCCGGGGAGGATGTAGGTCGCGCCGCCGCCGCTCGGGC is a window from the Gammaproteobacteria bacterium genome containing:
- a CDS encoding tripartite tricarboxylate transporter permease — translated: MNLELFLDPTLLLSLAAGSLLGIAIGAIPGLTATLAIALLLPLTYQLSAANAIVMMVGIFTGGLYGGSIAAIALRIPGAPANAMTMLDGNAMALQGRTGTAIGIATFSSVVGGLAGGLVLVLFSPQLARIALRFQSPEMFALVVLALVAVATVSRESLAKGMAATVIGLMLSTVGIDPLVPVPRYTLGSVNLLVGLPLIPVVIGIFAFTELYRQASLPPSRTQDHPSDGREGALGWWREVRRVGWRPFVKNSVIGTSVGALPGAGGAMAAFLAYSEARRSSPEPDRFGKGAPEGIVAPEVANNAVTGGALIPLLALGIPGDSVTAVILGGLVIHGITPGPQLFTENADLVAPLFAAFFASYLLILVFGLTLLPLYARITRVPRSILFPAIAPLAVVAAFTSERTTFAIYVAVGIGILGYVLRRFGYPVIPVLLGLILGPMLESNFRRALILSDGDPLIFISSPISVGLLLAAAGFLFYVVRGQRRTQGGSSGQA
- a CDS encoding thiamine pyrophosphate-binding protein, translating into MNGGQALVGVLEHLGVDTIFGLCGDTSLPWYEALAASPAIRHVLTRDERSAAFMADAYARLSGRVGVCEGPSGGGATYILPGVAEANESSVPMVCLTSDIATTERGVGTLTDLDQAALFAPVTRRVFSPTTPQDLPGMTRAAFREASTGRLGACQIALPFDTQGGSVPASAVHGDACYGRYPAERVAPAPDQVRAVARELARSSRPLIVAGAGVLRSGAWTEVRELACALGAFVATSVSGKGSIAETDPLSLGVIGSNGGLPWRHDLVRKADVVFYVGCATGSVTTEKWTLPRPGDARFVQLDVDPGVLGRSYPLAAGMRADAREGLVALTAELHDRAAATPRLDPVEIASARRAHRDRVAGLFASEEQPVRPERLLAELLPRLPDRAIILADPGTPCPYFSAYWRLPQAGRWFVSPRAFGALGYALPAVVGAHCARPDAGRVIGVMGDGSFGISAGELETLVRLDLPVTLIVCNNAGYGWIKAGQKSRGSRYFSVDFKDSDHAAIARAYGLRARRVENPAELGEAVQETLTAPGPFLLDVVTQPLEEANAPVSKWIA
- a CDS encoding biopolymer transporter ExbD; protein product: MGIKAGGFSRKSKASDEIPSSSLADIAFLLLIFFMVTTVFRTSKERPIEWAAAAASEKIDEKREDILHVWVERNGEVWVNDRSITMTTLSNIVAPLYAASDRRLVISLRADTDVPYQFVNQVQEELQEANVVRVVFATELERRMTRERR
- the ggt gene encoding gamma-glutamyltransferase, whose amino-acid sequence is MNAIFRTTGRDAARVSGAIMFLLLLAAAGPPPAGAQEASDRPVWRPVILGTEAMVAAEHPLEALAAEEVLRAGGNAFDAASAVFYMTTVVEQHQAGIGGDAFMVAYLAAEDRVLFINGTGYAPALATREFYEEHGGIPGAGPLSTDVPGAVGAFELAHSRYGSLPREQVLAPAILAARRGHPLDFWVAGHHERSVEKISPYPASRELLMPGGRLLGVGDIYVQEDLARSLEEIAREGADAFYRGRLARMSADYYEEQGGLLRYEDLAGYEAEEADPIQVSYEGLEVYQSAPNSQGIVMLMALNILEGFDLEAMGHNSAEYVHVVTEAMKLGFADRNRYVADPRFSDVPTEELLSKEYAAARRGLIRMDRAMSVAPAGDPRRMAAVAEGQAAEYESGAQDVSRPEVLYREDGETSSFSIADRFGNLVSVTHSVNSSFGSGMVVPGGGYFLNNRMPYYGLEPDDVNVLEPGKRTRHTINPALALRDGQPYLAWNTPGGDNQPQAMLQAFLAVVHFGMNVQQAVEAPTVTSTAFRASMYPGRMRGMLTMPEVLYQGAGEALAALGHRVEVSPLQQPYRQTASGAGAVKMVMIDPETGVMYGGVSPAKSDYVIGW
- a CDS encoding biopolymer transporter ExbD; translation: MAVLQNKKSKVSDEVPTSSMADIAFLLLIFFLVTTVFPKDSGLAVVLPESAEEVQVSQRNILHLSVLPNGLVDVKRGESTQIQQVRANDVEAIWRQGVTENPNLIAAVKTHPNAPYRFMVDVLDALQTAGAERISLQLLED
- a CDS encoding amidase, which translates into the protein MSGGGAGRAVSARAREAPIPQDERVSRRWFVERMAWVSSAAAAGTLFARTPAAASPRGPAVTPEAFGAGVRLQEVDDLTQLTMSESMTLVRSGALAPVDLVEAYVDRIEAFEGTYQAYADRPSRETLLAQLARTPADERRAPLRGMCLAPKDNCYTADLLTEGGSLVYEGFQPDYDATCVALMRAAGGLVVGKAQMGNLAGGRARVYGTTTPTTRNAWTPDDVRYSPSGSSSGTGTAVAARLAVAGLGTQTGGSVIGPSTAQGLTAVKPTFGRISLHGIIPLSYTRDHVGAMARDAMDAAILLQVCAQPDPNDPRTLGLPRPPNYALAATPFGGDRPRVRWTTRVGVWPEYLDGDNERVNELRRDFLTALERTPGVQIVPDVTLPDDWETLTSPPLGGSHGDPTAFFIEQLRDDVRNFADRLPRFLNGMLQSADTYVKVQQARNLLRHRMVTQLFNQCDVVVTSAGGSFDGVGLPLACTPIGFDTDETTGARVPRGVTLGAPPFGEERLLAVIAAYQAVTDFHRERAPDPSG
- a CDS encoding tripartite tricarboxylate transporter TctB family protein; translated protein: MSADGGRSPRTDLISGASLFVVALAYGFGAGGLASSGDADVALVPIGLASALALLSAGIALSGWRKLRRERAAEGNRTADATSHDPVSSSPDPGSARAGPTRAWTVIGLTIVYATVFQTLGYILATLLYTGAIAERFGAERRTILLLAPCVTLLTYVLFRVVLGARLPEGLLG
- a CDS encoding MotA/TolQ/ExbB proton channel family protein; the encoded protein is MANDQFGLLTLFADGGFMMYPLVLCSLIALGVMIAKFWTLWAAHKDTAKVLAEVDELARAGDIDGAIAAAGSKRGPASAILMAGLRRIKGREVGEGEIEQAVSTVGTIELGFLERGLVVLATIANVAPLMGFLGTVAGMILAFASIEAAGSVDPALVAGGIKVALLTTASGLAIAIPVNIGYNFFVTRIDKLIVDMEQGTQAILNVTWDLENAGHLTVVARDPITALSPPPPSLPA